Proteins from a single region of Palaemon carinicauda isolate YSFRI2023 chromosome 1, ASM3689809v2, whole genome shotgun sequence:
- the LOC137640462 gene encoding uncharacterized protein has translation MYNCIKLPELEQHVHRFVWKNLQSNRKPDHYVMTCMGFGDRPSGIIAMLALRHTAELSVKDFPEASRVILTNSYVDDIIYSVESKAEAFRLIRDIENVLSKGSFKIKRWTITGDNEHSDFEVSQNSNERILGLNWQCNKDVFYFKTKLNFSPKYKDVRVEPDLNKLNFFDNIPSVFTKRVVVSQMCSVYDPLGFLLPFTLKAKILLRDTVKCDFKLGWDDPLPSYLKDQWVSYFCELFGTETLHFERNVKPTSAKGLPLLVIFCDSSTNAYGAVAYARWELESGAFESRLIVAKSRIAPSRQLSIPRLELCGAVIACRMHKAIEDEMTYKFSSVMHITDSSIVRAQIQKESYGFRIFVTTRIAEVQ, from the coding sequence atgtataattGCATTAAGCTTCCAGAATTAGAACAACATGTACATAGATTTGTTTGGAAAAATTTGCAAAGTAATCGCAAACCTGATCACTATGTAATGACATGCATGGGTTTCGGGGATAGGCCCTCAGGAATTATTGCAATGTTAGCTCTCAGACATACTGCAGAATTGTCGGTAAAAGACTTCCCAGAAGCATCACGTGTGATATTGACTAATTCCTATGTAGATGATATAATCTATTCTGTTGAGAGTAAAGCTGAGGCATTTCGCCTAATCAGAGATATTGAAAATGTACTCTCTAAAGGCAGTTTTAAAATTAAACGATGGACCATTACTGGAGATAATGAGCATTCTGACTTTGAAGTGTCCCAGAATAGTAATGAAAGAATACTTGGCCTTAACTGGCAATGCAATaaggatgtgttttattttaaaactaagttAAATTTCTCTCCAAAATATAAGGATGTAAGAGTAGAACCAGACTTAAACAAGTTGAATTTCTTTGATAATATACCTTCAGTTTTTACAAAAAGGGTTGTCGTCAGTCAGATGTGTTCTGTTTACGACCCACTGGGGTTTTTGCTTCCATTCACACTAAAAGCAAAGATTTTGCTACGAGACACTGTGAAATGTGACTTTAAATTGGGATGGGACGATCCCTTGCCTTCCTATTTAAAAGATCAGTGGGTGTCATACTTTTGTGAATTATTTGGCACTGAAACTCTGCATTTTGAAAGGAATGTTAAGCCAACCTCAGCCAAAGGATTGCCTTTACTTGTTATCTTCTGTGATAGTTCAACAAATGCTTATGGTGCTGTTGCATATGCTAGGTGGGAGTTAGAGTCTGGTGCATTTGAGAGCAGGCTCATTGTGGCAAAGAGTAGGATAGCCCCTAGTAGACAGTTATCTATTCCAAGGCTTGAATTGTGTGGAGCTGTTATAGCGTGCAGGATGCATAAAGCCATTgaagatgaaatgacatataaatttaGTTCGGTAATGCACATAACAGATTCCTCCATTGTTAGAGCACAAATCCAAAAGGAATCTTATGGCTTCAGAATTTTCGTAACCACTAGAATAGCAGAAGTTCAATAA
- the LOC137640472 gene encoding uncharacterized protein, which translates to MALPLEVWPISQSVNCELPDRIRVNLAQYSVHEETIIDASKFNYNMLIAVTAKIFNIVKVKSFKGVLKKLEPGSLQEAERFWIMQAQKSLPENCEKCFQRLGPFQAEDGTIMVGQRMERWLKHNWNQDSFILLPGKHPFTVLYISYLHRVDHAGVDVTLCKLQSKFWVPSARKIIRSIKRGCTLCKKQDAKVEGQRMGQISDERMSPCPAFYHTAVDIFGHFQIKDNVKKRTTGKAYGVIFNCIVTRTVYIDVVDGYDTYSFLKCFRRFTAVHGYPDTIHSDLGSQLVSASKELKSDINNWNIHDITEFGAKEGLKWKFNRSADAAWQNGVSEALINSVKRSLSMLIGTTILTFSDLQTTFFEIANLMNERPIGLKPGMDVELGTYLCPNDLLLGRASNKVPSGSWSTSGDTKKRLNFIQNVVDTFWRKWQRDYFPTLIVRQKWHTDKRNVQPGDVVLRGKWKMGPVVDKETGRDNKVRDVSIRYKIQRPGKYKGQSDTVIKRSVHKLMCQLTEVESPHGYHIERVKVWNRDSDKRRNRRRKLLGKGEEGRSSRCRKEGGRRGCGDWMPGKIGLLNSRLAQRRSILKADKMVGLQRPKELGNFERDSNTSLVITSHGRYHIGHHNNIKDIR; encoded by the exons ATGGCCCTTCCTTTAGAAGTGTGGCCTATCAGTCAATCGGTGAATTGTGAGTTACCTGATAGAATTCGTGTTAATCTTGCACAATACTCTGTTCATGAAGAAACCATAATTGATGCGTCCAAATTCAACTATAATATGTTAATTGCAGTCACTGCTAAGATATTTAACATTGTTAAGGTGAAATCTTTTAAGGGTGTTCTAAAGAAACTTGAACCTGGATCACTCCAGGAAGCTGAGAGGTTTtggattatgcaagcacaaaaaagtCTTCCTGAGAACTGTGAAAAATGCTTTCAAAGATTAGGACCATTTCAAGCTGAAGATGGTACAATTATGGTAGGACAAAGAATGGAAAGATGGTTGAAACATAATTGGAACCAAGATAGCTTCATTCTATTACCTGGTAAGCATCCATTTACAGTCTTGTACATTAGTTATTTACACAGGGTGGATCATGCTGGAGTTGATGTTACACTATGTAAGCTTCAGTCTAAATTTTGGGTTCCTTCAGCACGTAAAATTATAAGATCGATAAAGAGAGGTTGTACTCTTTGCAAGAAACAAGATGCCAAAGTTGAAGGTCAAAGAATGGGTCAGATTTCTGATGAAAGAATGAGTCCTTGTCCAGCATTCTATCACACTGCTGTggatatttttggacattttcaaatcaaagataatgtaaagaaaagaacAACTGGGAAAGCCTATGGTGTTATATTCAATTGTATTGTTACACGTACCGTGTATATTGATGTTGTAGATGGATATGATACTTATAGTTTTTTAAAGTGTTTCAGAAGATTTACAGCGGTTCATGGCTATCCTGATACTATACACTCTGACTTAGGCTCACAATTGGTATCAGCAAGTAAAGAACTTAAGAGTGATATTAACAACTGGAACATACATGATATCACTGAATTTGGAGCAAAGGAaggcttgaaatggaaatttaatcggTCTGCAGATGCAGCATGGCAGAATGGGGTAAGTGAGGCCTTAATTAATTCTGTAAAAAGGTCTCTGTCAATGCTCATAGGAACTACTATTTTGACATTTAGTGATTTGCAGACAACATTTTTTGAAATAGCAAACTTAATGAATGAAAGGCCTATTGGATTAAAACCTGGTATGGATGTAGAATTAGGAACATATTTGTGTCCGAACGATTTACTTTTGGGTAGAGCAAGTAATAAAGTACCATCTGGTTCATGGTCTACATCAGGTGACACCAAGAAAAggttgaactttatacaaaatgttgtcgACACTTTTTGGCGTAAGTGGCAGAGAGATTATTTCCCTACACTCATTGTAAGGCAAAAATGGCACACAGATAAAAGAAATGTACAACCTGGTGATGTTGTTCtgcgaggaaaatggaaaatggggCCGGTTGTAGATAAAGAAACAGGAAGAGACAATAAGGTGAGAGATGTAAGcattagatacaaaatacaaagaccAGGAAAATATAAGGGACAAAGTGACACAGTTATTAAGAGATCGGTTCACAAGTTGATG TGTCAGCTGACGGAAGTCGAATCACCGCATGGGTATCATATCGAACGGGTGAAAGTTTGGAACCGTGATTCCGACAAGAGACGAAATCGAAGGAGAAAGcttttaggaaagggggaggaaggCAGGTCCAGCAGATGCAGGAAGGAAGGGGGTAGGAGGGGTTGTGGGGACTGGATGCCAGGGAAGATCGGATTGCTTAATTCACGACTTGCACAGAGACGCTCAATCCTAAAAGCTGACAAA atggtggGATTGCAAAGACCAAAGGAACTAGGGAacttcgagcgggactcgaacaccagtttggtgatcaccagtcatggacgttaccacataggccaccacaataacATCAAAGATATAAGATAA